One Oceanispirochaeta sp. genomic region harbors:
- a CDS encoding TIGR01621 family pseudouridine synthase, whose translation MIHILRETEDFLVCYKDENLDFHNSAESPGFFTLLKEQFPQDTLYPVHRLDKPTSGLILAARSREAAVGLGELLSTSRIEKYYLALSDKKPKKKQGWVIGDMERSRRGQWILTRGRDNPARSYFFCRILEPGLRLFIIRIYTGKTHQIRVAMKSLGSPVLGDPVYYGSGPVQDRMYLHSWKLKFTWKDELYDLVCLPRSGRLFPEDLGAFLEDPSCPFFP comes from the coding sequence ATGATTCACATTTTAAGGGAAACTGAGGATTTTCTTGTTTGTTACAAGGATGAGAACCTGGATTTTCATAATTCTGCAGAGAGTCCCGGTTTTTTTACCCTCCTGAAAGAACAGTTTCCCCAGGACACTCTATACCCGGTTCACCGTCTGGATAAGCCTACATCAGGTCTTATCCTGGCAGCCAGAAGCCGGGAAGCTGCTGTCGGGTTGGGTGAATTATTGTCCACTTCCCGGATCGAGAAATACTATCTGGCTCTTTCTGACAAGAAACCCAAAAAAAAGCAGGGATGGGTTATCGGGGATATGGAACGTTCCCGCAGAGGGCAGTGGATTCTGACACGGGGCAGAGACAACCCGGCACGAAGTTATTTTTTCTGCCGCATCCTTGAACCGGGACTTCGTCTGTTTATCATCAGAATTTATACAGGCAAAACCCACCAGATCAGGGTTGCCATGAAGAGTCTGGGATCTCCAGTCCTGGGAGACCCCGTTTACTATGGCTCCGGTCCAGTTCAGGACCGCATGTACCTCCATTCCTGGAAACTGAAATTTACCTGGAAGGATGAGCTCTATGATCTGGTTTGCCTGCCCCGGTCAGGCCGTCTGTTTCCCGAGGATCTTGGTGCCTTTCTTGAGGATCCCTCATGTCCGTTCTTTCCCTGA
- a CDS encoding class I SAM-dependent methyltransferase: MNQETLDSVLKILKTRQQDLRNYFSSRGTDCYRIFNRSFANLPLLIDRYGNYIHLSILEGPEKLVLSAAELKKIAGVLYCPMDRLIVKQRQSLKDHEQYTPLGDDQDQLVVHENDLKFQVNLRDYIDTGLFLDHRLTREMVREECFDLSVLNLFSYTGSFSVYAASGGAKRITTVDLSAPYLEQAKNNFRLNDFLPGAFEFVQADVFQFLEDAAGKKDKWDLIILDPPTFSNSRKMERTLKIQNDYKELIEACCKVMKGSGHLLFSNNQSDFRFHKKDFPAGLQIDEITKKTTDEDFKNKPSHKCWVITGFFQGKNGHEGSSRKAPRSSGNRRPDRGRQTRS; encoded by the coding sequence ATGAACCAGGAAACATTGGACAGTGTCCTAAAAATACTCAAAACCCGACAACAGGACTTGAGAAATTACTTCAGCAGCAGGGGAACCGACTGCTATAGGATCTTCAACAGAAGCTTTGCCAATCTTCCTCTGTTGATAGACCGATATGGCAATTACATTCATCTGAGTATACTCGAAGGTCCTGAAAAATTGGTCCTCAGCGCTGCTGAACTCAAAAAAATAGCCGGTGTCTTGTACTGTCCCATGGACCGGCTCATCGTCAAACAACGTCAGAGCCTGAAGGACCACGAACAGTATACCCCCCTGGGGGATGACCAGGATCAGCTGGTTGTTCACGAAAATGACCTGAAATTTCAGGTAAACCTGCGGGATTACATCGATACAGGACTGTTTTTAGACCACAGACTCACAAGAGAGATGGTGAGAGAAGAGTGCTTTGATCTCTCCGTGCTGAACCTTTTCAGCTATACAGGATCATTTTCCGTTTATGCCGCCTCGGGGGGGGCTAAAAGGATTACCACAGTAGACCTCTCAGCTCCTTATCTGGAGCAAGCCAAAAATAATTTCCGCCTGAATGATTTCCTCCCGGGGGCCTTCGAATTCGTTCAAGCCGACGTCTTTCAATTTTTAGAGGATGCCGCCGGAAAGAAGGACAAATGGGATTTGATCATACTGGACCCTCCCACCTTTTCTAACAGCCGAAAAATGGAGAGGACCCTTAAAATTCAGAATGATTACAAAGAATTGATAGAAGCCTGCTGTAAGGTGATGAAAGGAAGCGGACATCTCCTGTTTTCCAACAATCAGTCAGATTTCCGTTTTCACAAAAAAGACTTTCCCGCGGGCCTGCAAATCGATGAAATCACAAAAAAGACGACCGATGAAGATTTTAAAAATAAGCCGTCTCACAAATGCTGGGTTATCACTGGGTTTTTTCAGGGAAAGAACGGACATGAGGGATCCTCAAGAAAGGCACCAAGATCCTCGGGAAACAGACGGCCTGACCGGGGCAGGCAAACCAGATCATAG
- the leuD gene encoding 3-isopropylmalate dehydratase small subunit: MSVKKITSIKGTGISIRGNDIDTDRIIPARYLKEITFARMGDYPFYDERFKEDGSLKDHPFNKEDRRGAAILVVNDNFGCGSSREHAPQALFRWGIKAVLAESLAEIFAGNCTMIGMAAVTLSPSDIREIQTALEADSTLEIKLNLLAKTVKCGSTSYTIMLPESGRQALIEGTWDSSALLLSRLDMAKKIAASLPYMNRFES; the protein is encoded by the coding sequence ATGAGCGTAAAAAAAATAACATCTATCAAGGGAACCGGTATCTCAATCAGAGGCAACGATATCGATACGGACAGGATAATACCTGCCCGGTATCTGAAAGAAATCACCTTTGCCCGGATGGGAGACTATCCCTTCTATGATGAAAGATTCAAAGAGGACGGATCTCTTAAGGACCACCCCTTTAACAAGGAAGACAGACGGGGAGCCGCGATTCTCGTGGTCAACGATAACTTTGGCTGTGGGTCCAGCCGGGAACATGCTCCTCAAGCCCTCTTCAGATGGGGCATAAAGGCCGTTCTGGCAGAATCCCTGGCAGAAATTTTTGCTGGAAACTGTACCATGATCGGTATGGCTGCGGTCACTCTGTCTCCCTCAGACATAAGGGAAATTCAAACAGCCCTGGAGGCAGACAGTACACTTGAAATAAAACTGAATCTTCTGGCAAAAACCGTCAAATGCGGCAGTACAAGTTACACAATCATGCTTCCCGAGTCAGGACGGCAGGCCCTGATCGAAGGAACCTGGGACAGTAGCGCTCTGCTGTTGAGCCGATTGGATATGGCAAAGAAGATAGCCGCCTCCCTGCCCTACATGAATCGCTTCGAATCCTGA
- the leuC gene encoding 3-isopropylmalate dehydratase large subunit: protein MAKNTLYNKIWDAHNAGVLPTGQNQVLIGLHLVHEVTSPQAFDALREEGLSVAFPERTFATCDHIVPTSFTSRPFEDNQAELMMEALEKNTKDFGITFYDPPSGKQGIVHIVGPETGLTQPGMTIACGDSHTSTHGAFGTLAFGIGTSQVRDVLATGCLSMDELKVKRIEVNGTLPKGVTPKDVILFIINRLGVRGGLGYAYEYAGEVFDSMSMEGRMTVCNMSIEGGARAGYVNPDETTFTYLKGREFCPEGKAWDKAVNWWKTLPSDTEATYDDLVVFDAADISPMVTWGITPAQSVSVDENLPELSGLSNDMKKSLEEAYAHMKLTPGQKARDIPVQVAFIGSCTNGRMSDLRAAAEIVKGKKIHPKVRGIVVPGSIPVRLQAMKEGLDKIFEDAGFEWRQAGCSMCLAMNPDKLIGDEISASSSNRNFIGRQGSPSGRTLLMSPVMVAAAALCGHVSDIRERI, encoded by the coding sequence GTGGCAAAAAACACACTTTATAACAAAATTTGGGACGCCCATAACGCGGGTGTTCTCCCGACCGGTCAAAATCAGGTTCTCATTGGATTGCACCTGGTTCATGAGGTGACCAGTCCTCAGGCCTTTGATGCCCTCAGGGAAGAGGGATTGTCTGTTGCCTTTCCTGAACGAACCTTTGCGACTTGTGACCATATTGTACCCACCTCCTTCACAAGCCGGCCCTTCGAAGACAATCAGGCAGAACTGATGATGGAAGCCCTGGAAAAGAACACAAAGGACTTCGGAATAACATTCTATGATCCCCCCTCGGGGAAACAGGGAATCGTTCACATCGTGGGACCTGAAACAGGATTGACTCAGCCGGGGATGACCATTGCCTGCGGCGATTCTCACACATCCACCCATGGCGCCTTCGGAACTCTGGCCTTCGGAATTGGAACCAGTCAGGTACGGGACGTTCTGGCAACGGGATGTCTGTCCATGGATGAACTCAAGGTTAAAAGGATAGAGGTCAACGGAACACTCCCCAAAGGAGTCACTCCCAAGGATGTGATCCTTTTTATCATCAACCGCCTGGGTGTTCGCGGCGGATTAGGCTACGCCTATGAATATGCTGGGGAAGTCTTTGACTCCATGTCGATGGAAGGCCGTATGACTGTCTGCAACATGTCCATCGAGGGGGGGGCCCGTGCGGGATACGTGAACCCCGATGAAACCACATTTACCTACTTGAAGGGACGTGAGTTCTGTCCCGAAGGAAAGGCCTGGGACAAGGCTGTCAACTGGTGGAAGACCCTGCCCTCTGATACAGAAGCAACATATGATGATCTGGTAGTATTTGATGCCGCCGACATCTCTCCCATGGTTACCTGGGGAATCACTCCGGCCCAGAGCGTCTCGGTGGATGAGAACCTGCCTGAACTCAGCGGCCTGTCTAATGATATGAAGAAATCTCTGGAAGAAGCCTATGCTCATATGAAACTGACTCCCGGCCAGAAAGCCAGGGACATCCCGGTACAGGTCGCCTTTATCGGCAGCTGTACCAATGGAAGAATGTCCGACCTGAGAGCAGCTGCAGAAATTGTCAAAGGAAAAAAGATTCACCCCAAGGTCAGAGGAATCGTCGTCCCCGGATCTATCCCCGTCCGCCTGCAGGCAATGAAGGAAGGGTTGGATAAAATCTTTGAAGACGCCGGTTTTGAATGGCGCCAGGCCGGTTGTTCCATGTGTCTGGCCATGAATCCTGACAAACTGATAGGAGATGAAATATCTGCCAGTTCCAGCAACAGGAATTTTATTGGCCGACAGGGAAGCCCTTCGGGACGCACTCTCCTCATGTCTCCGGTCATGGTGGCAGCAGCGGCACTTTGCGGGCATGTCAGCGACATCAGGGAGAGAATCTAA